The Daucus carota subsp. sativus chromosome 2, DH1 v3.0, whole genome shotgun sequence genome includes a window with the following:
- the LOC108210231 gene encoding abscisic acid 8'-hydroxylase 2 has translation MQSLYFFLDSSTAQAPLLICSFFIITLTFVVLKWSFLLHPRSKRLPPGSMGWPYIGETLRLYSQNPNSFFSIRHKRYGDIFKSHILGCPCVMISSPEAAKRVLVNQSHLFKPTYPPSKELLIGPEAIFFHQGPYHSRLKKLVLSSFLPSALKNAVPHIESIVIDSLRGYNNKTINTLEEMKKYAFDVAMISAFGNDMEIEIEEIKQLYHVLESGYNSMPLDVPGTPFYNAMKARKLLTGKLRNLIQKRREGREIGNGGLLGVLLGTEDEKENLLTDSQISDNIIGVIFAAHDTTASVSTWLIKYLHDNNDILEAVTAEQEQIRCRILEENRNLTWEDTRLMTYTSRVIQETLRSASILSFTFREAVEDVEFEGYFIPKGWKVLPLFRNIHHSAALFPQPHIFDPLRFEVAPKANSYMPFGKGVHSCPGNELAKLEMLILLHHLTTTYRWKVMGSNNGIQYGPFPVPKDGLPVALFPIKKT, from the exons ATGCAGTCTCTCTACTTTTTTCTAGATTCCTCTACAGCGCAAGCACCTCTTCTCATCTGCTCTTTCTTCATCATAACACTGACTTTCGTGGTCCTCAAATGGAGCTTCCTTCTTCATCCCAGAAGCAAGAGACTTCCGCCTGGTTCTATGGGCTGGCCTTATATCGGAGAAACTCTCAGGCTCTATTCCCAGAACCCCAATTCTTTCTTCTCCATCCGCCACAAAAG GTATGGAGATATCTTCAAGAGCCACATACTAGGATGTCCTTGTGTTATGATTTCCAGTCCAGAAGCCGCAAAAAGAGTTTTAGTGAATCAATCTCATCTCTTTAAGCCCACATACCCTCCAAGCAAAGAGCTTTTGATTGGACCTGAGGCCATATTTTTCCATCAGGGTCCTTATCACTCTCGCCTCAAGAAATTGGTTCTGTCTTCGTTCCTGCCATCTGCTCTTAAAAACGCAGTTCCGCATATTGAGAGCATAGTCATCGATAGTCTTCGTGGCTATAACAATAAGACCATTAACACCTTAGAAGAGATGAAGAAG TATGCTTTTGATGTCGCCATGATTTCGGCATTTGGCAACGATATGGAAATTGAGATTGAAGAAATTAAACAATTGTATCATGTCTTGGAGAGTGGTTACAATTCCATGCCTCTGGATGTCCCCGGTACTCcgttttacaatgcaatgaag GCAAGGAAGCTGCTGACTGGAAAGCTGAGGAATTTGATTCAAAAGCGAAGAGAGGGCAGGGAAATTGGCAATGGAGGATTGTTGGGAGTATTACTGGGAACTGAAGatgaaaaggaaaatctactcACCGACTCTCAAATATCAGACAATATCATCGGAGTGATATTTGCTGCTCATGATACCACTGCAAGTGTTTCAACATGGCTAATTAAGTACTTGCATGACAACAATGACATTTTAGAAGCTGTTACg GCAGAACAAGAACAAATCCGATGCAGAATATTAGAAGAGAATCGGAATCTCACATGGGAGGACACTCGACTTATGACGTATACTAGCCGG GTGATCCAGGAAACATTAAGATCAGCAAGTATCCTATCTTTTACATTCAGAGAAGCCGTAGAAGATGTGGAATTCGAAGGCTATTTTATACCAAAAGGATGGAAAGTTCTTCCTCTCTTTAGAAACATCCATCATTCTGCAGCTCTCTTTCCTCAACCTCACATATTCGACCCTTTAAGATTTGAG GTGGCACCAAAAGCAAACAGCTACATGCCATTTGGAAAGGGAGTGCACTCATGTCCAGGCAATGAGCTTGCTAAACTCGAGATGCTCATCCTACTGCACCATCTCACCACCACCTACAG GTGGAAAGTGATGGGCAGCAACAATGGAATACAGTACGGACCATTTCCGGTGCCCAAAGATGGCTTACCAGTTGCTTTATTCCCCATTAAAAAGACTTAG
- the LOC108209368 gene encoding ATP-dependent zinc metalloprotease FTSH 10, mitochondrial — translation MIFSRIGRSLSRSPRSTKSLLTNGRAALVGESILQGPGSVDGKLGLVRKYLAANGNLAVSKAYLSDFRYLLANPRLHRYFSTEEGPKKKNYENFYPKDKKEIPKGDEQKSQSKEDSNTDDGGDFQSAFMKQIQNLIIPLLVIGMFFSSFPFGGREEKQISFQEFKNKLLEPGLVDHIVVTNKTVAKVYVRSTPLNRSRGDGPVAQGPDTDNDTRGKKGQYKYYFNIGSIESFEEKLEEAQEALGIDPHDHVPVTYNSEIGWYQEVMRFAPTLLLLGTLMYMGRKMQGGLGVGGGGGKGARGIFNIGKAHITKVDKNAKNKVYFKDVAGCDEAKQEIMEFVHFLKNPKKYEELGAKIPKGALLVGPPGTGKTLLAKATAGESAVPFLSISGSDFMEMFVGVGPSRVRNLFQEARQCAPSIIFIDEIDAIGRARGRGGFSGSNDERESTLNQLLVEMDGFGTTSGVVVLAGTNRPDILDKALLRPGRFDRQISIDKPDIKGRDQIFQIYLKKLKLDNEPSYFSQRLAALTPGFAGADIANVVNEAALIAARSDQTTVTMEHFEGAIDRVIGGLEKKNKVISKLERRTVAYHEAGHAIVGWFLEHTEPLLKVTIVPRGTAALGFAQYVPNENLLMTKEQLFDMTCMTLGGRASEQVMLGKISTGAQNDLEKVTKMTYAQVAVYGFSEKVGLLSFPQREDGGFEMTKPYSNKTGDIIDTEVREWVAKAYEKTIELVEKHKEHVAQIAELLLEKEVLHQEDLLRVLGERPYKPAEMTNYDKFKQGFMEEDDKSKPATESVSEEDDDSAPLVPDVVPT, via the exons ATGATCTTCTCAAGAATTGGGCGTTCTTTATCACGCTCCCCGCGTTCCACA AAGAGTTTGTTGACTAATGGGAGAGCAGCTCTTGTGGGTGAATCAATTTTACAAGGTCCTGGTAGTGTTGATGGGAAATTAGGGCTTGTGAGGAAGTATTTAGCTGCTAATGGAAACCTGGCTGTTTCCAAAGCTTATTTGTCTGATTTCAGATATCTTCTTGCAAACCCTAGATTGCATAGATATTTCTCCACTGAAGAGGGGCCTAAAAAGAAGA ATTATGAGAACTTCTAtcccaaagacaagaaggaGATTCCGAAAGGGGATGAACAGAAGTCACAGTCGAAAG AGGATTCAAACACAGATGATGGTGGTGACTTTCAGTCAGCTTTTATGAAGCAAATCCAGAATCTAATTATCCCCTTGTTGGTGATTGGAatgtttttctcatcatttccTTTTGGTGGCCGTGAAGAGAAACAG ATTAGTTTCCAAGAGTTCAAAAATAAGCTTCTGGAACCAGGTTTAGTGGATCATATAGTGGTTACTAATAAAACAGTTGCTAAAGTGTATGTAAGAAGCACACCCTTAAATCGGTCCAGAGGTGATGGACCGGTTGCTCAAGGTCCTGATACTGATAATGACACAAGAGGTAAGAAAGGCCAGTATAAGTATTATTTCAATATTGGAAGCATAGAATCatttgaagagaaattagagGAAGCCCAGGAAGCCTTAGGTATTGACCCCCATGATCATGTTCCCGTTACCTACAATTCTGAAATTGGGTGGTATCAAGAAGTGATGAGGTTTGCGCCAACACTTTTGTTATTGGGAACTCTTATGTACATGGGACGGAAAATGCAGGGTGGATTAGGTGTTGGAGGTGGTGGTGGAAAAGGTGCTCGTGGGATATTTAACATAGGGAAAGCTCACATTACCAAGGTGGACAAAAATGCAAAAAACAAG GTTTATTTTAAAGATGTTGCTGGCTGTGATGAAGCAAAGCAAGAAATCATGGAGTTTGTACACTTTCTCAAGAACCCTAAGAAATATGAGGAACTAGGTGCAAAAATTCCAAAAGGTGCTTTATTGGTTGGACCTCCTGGAACAGGTAAAACTCTTTTAGCCAAGGCAACTGCTGGAGAATCCGCTGTGCCTTTCCTGTCTATATCTGGTTCAGATTTTATGGAAATGTTTGTCGGGGTTGGACCATCTAGGGTGAGAAACTTGTTTCAAGAAGCAAGACAATGTGCACCtagtattatatttattgatgaGATCGATGCTATTGGTCGAGCAAGAGGACGGGGGGGTTTCTCAGGTTCTAATGATGAGCGTGAAAGCACACTCAATCAGTTGCTTGTAGAAATGGATGGATTTGGTACCACTTCTGGAGTAGTTGTCCTTGCTGGTACTAATAGGCCTGATATATTAGACAAAGCCCTTTTAAGGCCTGGCAGATTTGATAGGCAGATCTCTATAGATAAGCCTGATATTAAAGGGAGGGACCAGATATTCCAGATTTATTTGAAGAAGTTAAAACTTGATAATGAGCCATCGTACTTCTCCCAGAGACTTGCGGCCCTTACTCCTGGATTTGCTGGAGCAGATATTGCAAATGTTGTTAATGAAGCTGCTTTAATTGCTGCGAGGAGTGACCAAACAACAGTGACAATGGAGCATTTTGAGGGGGCTATTGATAGAGTAATTGGTGGCTTGGAAAAGAAGAACAAG GTTATAAGCAAACTTGAGCGTCGGACTGTAGCTTATCATGAAGCAGGTCATGCCATTGTAGGATGGTTTTTGGAACACACAGAACCTTTGCTAAAAGTTACTATCGTTCCTCGCGGTACAGCTGCACTTGGTTTTGCACAATATGTACCAAATGAAAACCTTCTCATGACCAAGGAGCAGCTTTTTGATATGACATGCATGACACTTGGTGGTCGTGCATCTGAGCAG GTTATGTTGGGTAAAATCTCGACTGGAGCACAAAATGACTTGGAGAAAGTGACAAAAATGACATATGCACAAGTAGCAGTCTATGGCTTTAGTGAGAAGGTGGGTCTCCTTTCTTTCCCTCAGAGAGAGGATGGTGGCTTTGAGATGACTAAGCCCTACAGCAACAAGACAGGAGATATTATTGACACTGAAGTGCGAGAATGGGTGGCCAAGGCTTATGAAAAGACAATTGAACTTGTAGAGAAACATAAAGAGCATGTCGCTCAAATTGCAGAGCTTTTGCTTGAAAAGGAAGTACTCCACCAGGAAGACTTGCTCCGGGTTTTAGGTGAACGGCCTTACAAACCTGCTGAGATGACGAACTATGATAAATTTAAGCAAGGGTTTATGGAGGAGGATGACAAGAGCAAACCTGCCACAGAGAGTGTgagtgaagaagatgatgactCAGCACCTCTTGTACCAGATGTGGTTCCAACTTAA
- the LOC108209448 gene encoding uncharacterized protein LOC108209448 — MSVTSAFEQNYRCYPVAFIEKAHLEKGDKVIMPPSALDRLAYLQIDYPMLFEVSNPTSGKITHCGVLEFIADEGMIYLPYWMMENMLLREGDIVNIKNASLSKGTFVKLQPHTKDFLDVSNPKAILETTLRSYSCLTTGDTIMVAYNNKKFYIDIVETKPSSAISIIETDCEVDFAPPLDYKEPEKPLKASISKKRPPEDQAEEETDNKVPKFNAFTGSSRRLDGKPSTEPIVAASSSLLKHHQPEAKSNNVPSPSNSSRKHCGKLVFGSNGDQPSHAKPKNETKQKEQSQEEQPKKEEETKFQAFTGKKYSLK, encoded by the exons ATG AGTGTCACATCAGCATTTGAACAGAACTACCGTTGCTATCCTGTGGCTTTCATTGAAAAG GCACATCTAGAGAAGGGAGATAAAG TTATAATGCCTCCCTCAGCTCTTGATCGTCTAG CATATCTACAAATAGACTACCCCATGCTTTTTGAAGTGAGTAACCCTACTTCTGGAAAGATTACTCACTGTGGAGTGCTAGAATTTATCGCAGATGAGGGCATGATATACTTGCCGTACTGG ATGATGGAGAATATGCTTCTACGGGAAGGAGATATTGTTAATATTAAGAATGCCAGTTTGTCAAAGGGTACATTTGTGAAGCTGCAGCCTCACACAAAAGACTTCTTGGATGTATCCAACCCAAAAGCAAT CTTGGAGACAACATTAAGGAGCTACTCTTGTTTGACTACTGGAGACACTATAATGGTTGCCTATAACAATAAGAAATTTTACATTGACATTGTAGAGACAAAACCTTCTTCTGCAATTAGTATCATTGAAACAGACTGTGAAGTGGATTTTGCACCTCCATTGGATTATAAAGAACCTGAAAAACCACTTAAGGCTAGTATTTCCAAAAAGAGACCACCAGAAGACCAAG CTGAGGAAGAGACGGACAACAAAGTTCCCAAGTTCAATGCTTTCACGGGTTCATCAAGACGCTTGGATGGGAAACCTTCCACCGAACCAATTGTAGCAGCTTCTTCTTCCTTGCTCAAACATCACCAACCAGAAGCTAAAAGTAATAATGTTCCTTCACCATCAAATTCATCAAGGAAACATTGCGGGAAGCTTGTGTTCGGATCAAACGGAGACCAACCCTCACATGCAAAACCAAAA AATGAGACCAAGCAAAAGGAACAGAGTCAGGAGGAACAACCTAAAAAGGAAGAGGAAACCAAGTTCCAAGCATTTACTGGGAAGAAATATTCATTGAAATGA
- the LOC135150797 gene encoding uncharacterized protein LOC135150797 isoform X1 has protein sequence MRIRSATVCGAVHAFENRSQLGFLAEVGFASARPNIFSMQQLPTKLTYPRVTELRQDLHRLRSSATVFLKVLKIVHPGGHAELHDRPVLAAEIINRNPRCCVAHPNIFQQPWAIVAPDTTLMPGQKFYVVPVSTIRRLQKLSLKYNTSHNQDVNQNNNGLTGEVDSFRTTCWKFKPSNTSNGVTSDDSYCACLRSGKKLKGNNNEESSKEKLASNLTFSESETRSNDNSTRGGGQHPKRLIALDNWHPGLESIGEEIAPA, from the exons ATGAGAATCAGAAGTGCCACAGTATGCGGTGCAGTACA TGCCTTTGAGAATCGTTCTCAGCTTGGATTCCTGGCTGAGGTTGGTTTTGCATCTGCACGCCCAAATATTTTTAGCATGCAGCAGTTGCCTACTAAGCTTACCTATCCAAGGGTCACAG AATTGCGGCAAGATCTCCACAGGCTCAGGTCTTCTGCAACTGTGTTCTTGAAG GTACTGAAGATTGTTCATCCTGGTGGCCATGCAGAGCTTCACGATAGGCCGGTCCTGGCTGCTGAGATAATTAACCGGAATCCAAGATGCTGTGTTGCACATCCCAATATTTTCCAACAACCTTGGGCCATTGTTGCACCAGACACTACGTTGATGCCTGGTCAGAAATTCTACGTGGTGCCAGTAAGTACCATAAGACGGCTTCAAAAATTGTCTTTGAAGTATAATACTTCTCATAATCAAGAtgttaatcaaaataataatggtTTAACTGGAGAAGTTGATAGCTTCCGCACTACTTGTTGGAAGTTCAAGCCCTCGAATACTTCAAACGGGGTAACATCAGATGATAGTTACTGTGCATGTTTGAGAAGTGGGAAAAAGTTAAAAGGAAACAACAATGAAGAATCCAGCAAGGAGAAACTGGCAAGCAACTTAACTTTTTCAGAGTCAGAGACGAGGAGCAACGATAATAGTACGAGGGGAGGAGGACAACATCCCAAGAGACTTATTGCTCTTGATAACTGGCATCCGGGACTAGAGAGCATTGGTGAAGAAATAGCTCCTGCTTAA
- the LOC135150797 gene encoding uncharacterized protein LOC135150797 isoform X2: MQQLPTKLTYPRVTELRQDLHRLRSSATVFLKVLKIVHPGGHAELHDRPVLAAEIINRNPRCCVAHPNIFQQPWAIVAPDTTLMPGQKFYVVPVSTIRRLQKLSLKYNTSHNQDVNQNNNGLTGEVDSFRTTCWKFKPSNTSNGVTSDDSYCACLRSGKKLKGNNNEESSKEKLASNLTFSESETRSNDNSTRGGGQHPKRLIALDNWHPGLESIGEEIAPA; this comes from the exons ATGCAGCAGTTGCCTACTAAGCTTACCTATCCAAGGGTCACAG AATTGCGGCAAGATCTCCACAGGCTCAGGTCTTCTGCAACTGTGTTCTTGAAG GTACTGAAGATTGTTCATCCTGGTGGCCATGCAGAGCTTCACGATAGGCCGGTCCTGGCTGCTGAGATAATTAACCGGAATCCAAGATGCTGTGTTGCACATCCCAATATTTTCCAACAACCTTGGGCCATTGTTGCACCAGACACTACGTTGATGCCTGGTCAGAAATTCTACGTGGTGCCAGTAAGTACCATAAGACGGCTTCAAAAATTGTCTTTGAAGTATAATACTTCTCATAATCAAGAtgttaatcaaaataataatggtTTAACTGGAGAAGTTGATAGCTTCCGCACTACTTGTTGGAAGTTCAAGCCCTCGAATACTTCAAACGGGGTAACATCAGATGATAGTTACTGTGCATGTTTGAGAAGTGGGAAAAAGTTAAAAGGAAACAACAATGAAGAATCCAGCAAGGAGAAACTGGCAAGCAACTTAACTTTTTCAGAGTCAGAGACGAGGAGCAACGATAATAGTACGAGGGGAGGAGGACAACATCCCAAGAGACTTATTGCTCTTGATAACTGGCATCCGGGACTAGAGAGCATTGGTGAAGAAATAGCTCCTGCTTAA